ACTGTTCCTGCCACTAGATGGGGATCCATACATTATGGTGGAAACACACGAGATTAAATACACAATGGCAGCTTCACACTAAGTTAGCTGGTCAAACAGCTTAGTACAAACATCAAGTTGAATTAGAACTTAGTATACCCACCCAGcaaggaggcccaggttcaagtcccacctggtctAGAGAATGTTGTTTAACACTAAAGATAACGGCATACAGAGATTTTTACAAGCAAaagttattttttattcactcgtgggacatgcTTTGAAAACTCTTTTAAAGCAACATGGTGGTCAAACATCAAAGAAACACACTGGGAGCAGCTTGATAATgtatttcagaaataaaatagGTTGAGATAATTAGAGAAATGACACATTGTTCCAAGATCTCAGTAGACCTGAAAGGACATTGTTCAGTGACACCCTCAAGTCAGTTAGGTGGGGAGATCTAATAAATACATAGAATACATAGCACAGACAGGCTGTTCAGTTCAACCAGAGCATTCTACAATCTGTTCCACTCAACTTTCACCTTTCCATCCTCACTTACTATTAGAAGagctctttctccttctctctcataCACTTACCAATCCTCCCCTAAAATGCATCAATGAATTCACTTTAACACTCCATGATAGTTAGTTCCATATTCACAggttctctgggtaaagaaaatTCTTTTCAACCTTTAACTTTGTGATGGCTAATGTTGATGGCCAAGAGCTCTACTCTTCCCTACATGTAGAAGCACTAAGCATTTGCCATACCCGATTAAAAAACATTCATAATGGTGTCATGCTCCAGCCTTCACTCCAAGAGAATATCCATGACTTGTTCTTTCCTTGTTGCTGGTTATAATCTTGGAGTTCTGGGATAGGCCTTTTGCGACACAGTAGTACATCAACTAGCTCTGGACCATGAAGCCAGAATTCAATGtcacctgctccaggggtgtgtaatgACATTTATTAATATGTTGGTTAGAAAATACCTGCCTTTCTGGTCTCATTGTTTTGCTCCCACTTCAGGGCCTCTATTTCCTTATGATAGGATGATCAGAAAACAATGCCTTCAAGAAAGGTAAAATTAAGGTTTGAATCAAATTTAGCATAATGTGTTTAGTTTTCAATTCAGTTGAGAAAGAAGTTGACAGGTAGTTGCCCTATAGTGCACTGTTGCATTTTTGCATGACATGGGCTATATAAAATCACGTTATAGGGATATCGCGACAGAAAAGTTGCTATACTTGTTCAGCAGAAAGTTCATATCATCCTAAATAGTGTCCACGATAcatcaatcgcattacagccaattcacattagtGGAACACACATTACTATTAGTGGTTGAAACTTCAGGCATGTCAGAAACAGACAATATTCAGATCAAAATAAATCATTGTCCAGTACTTACCACGGACATGTGACTGGGAAATACTCCTACAATGTTCCTGACTGGCAGCCTTTAATGGGCTATTAGATGCTCCAGCGTCATCCGGACACAAATAAACCTCAATAGGGCCTTTAGAACTTAGCAAGTGTATCTGGAAATTCTaaaggaaatttaaaaacaaaatcaaaaaaatAGGGAAATGTTATTTTCCATAAACAGGTTAAATAGTCTTCAGAGTTCAAACTTCCCTTCAAATTTAAGCGATCAGCTGTCTTAAACATAAAAGAATAAATTCcactcagatagtaggaactgcagatgctggaggatttgggacaaccaggtgtagagctggatgaacacagcaggccaagcagaggagcaggaaggctggcatctCGGCAATGTACaaaaataattctttaaaattaGGGCAACATTAAACACAACAGCTATCAATCTCTCTCCAATAAGCTTCAACTTACATCATAGGGATCAGATACTTCCAGCCTGGTTTCAGGAGGAGCTTTCACAGCTATTACCACCTGGCCTTTGAAACTCTGAATCTTTCGGATGTCCTGATAAGTCACATAATTTAATGTATCAGATGTCAAGGAGTGTAAGATAGACATTGAATAACAATCTGTCCTCTGGCTAATATGGAATAGGCTATAAaacactggcctggccagtgacacccacaatgAAATGAATAAAAAGCATCTGACAAGTTGCTCAGCTATTTAATCAGATCACAGTTGATCATTTCTATATACGCTACTTTTCTGCACTGCCTCCATTTCTCTCTTTTGAGCTTCCAAGCTGGCTGGGACAGAATTCAAGATTCAACACCCTCAGTGAATGAATTTTGACACCTCAGTCTTAAGTAGGCTACCCGTTATCCTATGATAACACCCCTGGTTATACTCAAGAACCAGTTATGGACCTGactaaaccccctcaaaatatattgagaGTAGCCTAGATCCCAAAAGTATTCTTATTTTTAAGTAGTAGTGTAAAGAattgtgttctggatgcaaaTCAATTGGTCAAGCAACAAGGCACGAAGCAAAACACTTTATTGTTACACTAttgttaaaatttaaaacaaaaagaaggaagaattggaataacttaactctattggaaaacttaacagaatattgGATTATtttactaaacagcaactgtttcaATAATAGTAACACctcaaacacacccttggcaaaggcaaattcagtaaaatagattgtctcacatacaattcTCCAGTCTGGGAAAGGGGGGGAAAgcagggaggaagaggtggtgggggagggctGCTTCAATGGCTCCAACTTCAATAAAAACTCAAAGCCTCATGAGCTGTTTACTTCATTGACTGGAAACAAATCCACTTGGcacctctgtctcaatctctcctcattcaaAAATAAGTACAAAACACACTTCCTAAAGCCGTTCTCTTACTCAAGGGAAAACATCTTACCTATATCCACCATCATGCCCTCCAAAAGTTCTCTGGTGGTATAATGGAAATACCCCTATTTCTGAGGCAAgacacccaggttcaagtcccacttgtttgTGAGGtgcacaacatctctgaacagtctGATTAGGAAAATTTCTAAATGAGGTCACCACCCATTCTTTGAAACTCAAGAAATATGTCGGACAATCCCACCAACCCAGAAATTAATCCCTTTACAATTCTGTTTCTCAAAACAACAGTTCTCAGTCTCACTGATACACCAGTGCCTCCAGCCATGTTTCTCTGTAATGAGAAAAGACTGCTATGCTTAAATTTACTTCACTTGGCCTCAACTTAATAAGCCATTACAATTACTGAAACTGATTAGGGTAGATAAATGCAATTAGTTTCAGTCACTAGTTAGTTTAGCTTCGCACTACATTTGAGCCAAATAGTTCCAGCTGATTGATAGGTATCTGCATTACCAGGTAACTTAATTTATTTGAAGGTTTTATTTCTGTGTCAGAGCTTGACTCAAAATTTAACCCTGCAAACGACCAACAGAGCTTATCACGACCCAAAATTCTCCACCCACTGTCTATGTCTCACTCAGGCAGGATCTTCCAACTGTGTTCCAACTGATAAGGCCATAAAAGCCAACTAGCAAATCTACTGTAATAATGTCTTTTGTCTTCACAAATCATCCAACACATTCAATCCCATTCTGCCCGTACCAATTTTTCCAAAACACAAATTTTTGAGCACCAAATCAGAAAGGATATCTTTGGTTTTCGGAGTCTTCTGTTAGCTTTTTGAGGTCCATTGCACAGCTCTGGATCAAGTCATCCAGCCTCTTCTCTTTCAGTTTAAGCTCAGCTACCTCCCGGTTCAGACCCTGGCATCGCTTCAGCATACCATCATTGTCTATCAGGCTGCAGCCCCTGCAGAAAACAGCACCAAGGCACTTAGCAACTTTGCTCAATTTCCATTATGGAAGAAATACTATCCAACTTGCAGAGATGGAAGTTGATGTGAAACAGACAAAAAGTTAACAGTTGAAAGATCACACTTCATTTTCCCCCAACAGGAAAGCAACAGCTTTCCTATATAATCCTTTAACAGTACGTGATGCTACAATCTCAGTTCTTCAGAATGAAGATCTATTTCACTATGATACTGAGCTCTCTTCGATTCTTTCATCAGTCTCTAGCACAAACCAAAGtagtccttccaaaattaattttttaaaaatccattctgAAGGCTCTGAACCCTATTATTCTACAGGGGGGAAAATCTCTGGATAAAGCTCATTTTTTAATAAGTGGAATAGTTGCACCCCCCCCCATGAGGCAAAAGGTACTCAGCAAAACTGTCACAGCCGAGAGCAAAAAAACTAGAGTTCACCGCAGAGTACATTTACAAGTGATGCTGCAGTGCAATTATCACAGACCTTACTCGTTACATTGACAGTCATTTTGTTTGACCATATAATGGTGGTTGTGTTGAGATGAACCAAACTGTTCGGAGCCCAAAATCTATCTGCATGCTACAAGTTGTAgcagaatcccacacagacagaaTGCTTTAGTCACTATGGCTGGTATCCAAAGTACTAAGTGGTTAAGCTGGAGAAAGCTGAAAGCCAGGATCCAGAGGGTAAGACAGCCACAAAGAACTAGACTCATTTCTTGGACACACTGAACTCAATCAGTTCAGCCACAGCAGCATAGTCGGTAAGTATGTGCATAACAGTCCCTGGCTCTGAAGATATGACTGCAAGTGCCAAATTAGTAAGGAAGCCTGctccaaaaaggaaaaaaatgtacAGCTGATTCCATGTCCTGTTATACTTCAAGTTTCCAGTAGAGAGATATGGACATGACTAATAACAAGGCTCAGATTCTCAAACACTGAAAAACTAGATagctttcaattaaaaaaaagacaagataTATTGGCATGGGAAACAGTtcaaaacaacaacaaaacaaaaaagtcAGATTCCTGGCATACAGGAGTTAACCTACCAAGAGCAGTTAGGCCTTCAATCATTAcggtttaggagaatgagaaacAATCTTAACGATACACAGAATTGAGTGAGACTTGAGGAGGGTACTTTCCACTTGTAGCCTTAATAATTAAGCTCACAAAGTGGGACATACAGATAACGAGACACTCAGATGCAAAAGAATTTCATCTTCCAGCAGCGACCAGTATTCTTTGCCAGGCATTGTCAAGGGTAGatcattcaaattatttaaagAGAGATGGCTTATTTGCAACTTGTGGTGGGGCAGCGGGTTTGAGCAACACTCCCAATTTACACGTGCGCAGCTGCTCCAACATTCCACAAATGGCACAACGACATTGATTGCAGCTGCACACTGATCTGAGGTCTGCACCAAAGGATAAGAAATTAGTGTGAATGCTGGCCAGGGAATACGAGGAACTGGAGCTAAAGGGAAGCTAAGGCCTGGCACAGATCAGTTATGACCTTGCTGAATGATGGGTTaggcttgatggtctgaatggcctactcctgctcttatttctgcATTCTACATTCTTATGGATGCTCCTAGTCTATCTTGTTCTACCTTGAAAACATGGTGAGATATTTTCTCAAACAACTACACTGCTCAAATGACTTATGGTGGACCAAGTTCATGTCCAAGTCACACTAGCCTATCATGAAAATATATTCACTTCCTTCAGTGCTATTTCATCAAATTccaccctgaacagcattgtgaACATCTTTGGCTCACCAGCTTCTTAGCCTCAATTAGAATAGACtgcaaatgctggtcttgccagtagCGTTGCCCCCAACTCCTTTAACCAGAGGGCCACCACACCATATCACAAGGGGAGAGACAGAAAAGGAGAAtccctttgtggtaacctcagccaatgcaggagTTAAACCCACACTTGGAATTGCACAACATTGTATACAAGTCAACCAAGCTAACATGATCTGTCTATTTCTTTTATTTGTCTCTTCCCAAAGAGGCAAGGTGTCCATAGACACGCTTTGGCAACATTTGGGTCAGCATGCCATTCCACAGGAAAAGTGATTACTCCTCCCAAAGTACTGAAATACAAATTGCTTTAAACACTGATACCAGTTTTACTGGCTCAATAATCTTAAAAAGTGGAACAAGGATTAAAAGGCATGGGCattcaccatggcagatgaagtaaaaTGTGAATagatgaggttatgcactttggtagtaaAACCACGAAGGCAGATTAtttgaatggcaatagattgagaaagggggaggtgcaactAGACCTGGATGTCCCtgcacaccagtcactgaaaattCACTTGTAGGAGCAGCGACCAGCAAAATAGGgtaatggtatgttggccttcttaCCAAGAGAATTCAGgttcaggagcagggatgtcttgctgttaattgtacagagccttggtgagaccacacctggagtgctgaatggtctccttgtctgaggaTGGATGTTCTGATTGTGGAACAAGTGCAAGGAAAGTTTACCAGAGTGATTCCCAGGATTGCAGAACTGATTTAAGACAACAGACTGGATCAGTTGGCATTCTGCACTAAAATTTAGAAAAACAAGGGGTGATTTCACAGAaatctaaaattctaacagggcaaaaaacagggttaacacaGTAAGAATGCTTCCAAGGACTGGGGAAACCCAGAACTCAAAAGATAGTTTAAGGATAtggtgtaggccatttaggaccaaTACGAGGAAACTGCTTCACCCAGACAGAGACCGGTTAatctgaaattctctgccacagataGCAGTTGCAGTCAAAacatggactgttttcaagaGGTAGATATATTTCTTTGGGCTAAAGGAATCAGAAGGACGTAGGAAGCAAGAAGGAACAGGGTAGCAAGTTGGATGACTAGCCATAAatatttgaatggcagagcaggctcaaaaaggATCAAAAGACCTTATTTTCTATTATTACATTGATTGTATTCTTAAGGAATTTTTTAAACAGCAAGTTTGTCAACACAAAAAATTAACCACCTCAGTTGTCACAGTTCAAGTATTAACATTCTGAACTATTGATATTTTAGTAAACTGAGGTAAATTTTCACATGAAAGATAAAATAGGTATCTTAAGTTGAGAGTGGCAAAATTAAGGAACAGGGAATTATAATGAAAAACTTACATCCATTGAACATTATTTTTGGATTTCTTCTCAATGAGATGAATACCCTCCAACACATTTGTGATGTCATAAATCCTTCGCTTTGGCACATTTAAGACCTCTGCCGCTCGGTTTAAGTCCAACACTCCATCAGAAGACTGGCTCAAGAGCTGAACAACATTCTTTGTGAGTGGAACCAGTGAAGTGTTGTAGCGTGTTTTCTCTGATGGAGACCTGGGAGCTACATTAAAAGATCCAATGACATGGGTTTCAAATTTGACAAGTTAAAAAGCTCATGAAATTTTCAAATGAAACAATGCAGATTTAACTGGCGTTTATTAGTAACAAAACCAGATGGGCGCAGTTTCTATTGCTCATCCAATCCGTACCTAACAGTGATCTACTTTTGTATTCTGAAATACATATCCTCAACAAGTCGCAACAATTCCAAAAGGGAAAACATGCAGCTCAAGAACGATCTCAGGTAAACCACTTCTCATGTTCTATCTGCTAAGGTTTAGTTGGTCATGGGGTAGCAACAGGAAAAAGATTCCCTTTAGAGGGCACTGTCCTCTAAAAGGGACCAATCCCAAACAAACATCAGATCACTAAGAGAAACACTAGGAAGTATGAACATGCTTTGGACCACTATTTTAGTGCAAAGTGGCCAAGTCTCTCTTATTTGCACTCTCCAATTTTTGCCAATAGAGTCGATCCTAATTAAACTGATATGTTTCATCCTAAAAGCAGGAACATCAGTGCTGAGAAATGGACATGTTTCTCCTTTTGGCAATAACTTGGCTTGATTAGCCCAGAAGAAAATTTGAGCTCAGACAATAACTGAATTCAACTCTAACCTAGAATATTCAAAGCAATTCTATTATGCACAATCCATCCATCTCCCAACTTGAACAATGCAATGAGTACATTTTTGTCAAGACAATTTTAATCGGCTTTTGAGCTCATACCACAACAGGTTAGTAAAATTCTAGTCCAAAACAGACACCAATGGTGACATAAGAAAACACATCCGTACATGCTTAGTGTGTCAAGCACAGAAGTCATCACcatgttttcaaaacaaaaatgaaactaaCTTTATCTTTACATTTTCAGGCACAAATAATCACTTCGAGATTGTTACCTAATAAAGTAGTTCAGCTTAAGATTCTCAAATGGTCCcaatagattggaaaatagctaatgtagcACTTTCAGTCAAGGAGGGGGTCAGAAGGCCGGAAACTATAGTACATTTAGCCCAAATCCTATCCTTAGGTAATTCCAGGAATCCATTATTCAGGAGTTGTAGAAGTCTACTAAGAATATCACAATTTGATTAGGCAGAGATAATACagctttgtgaaaaggaaatagtGTTTAAACTAATCAATTAGAGCTTTTGTTGAGGAACTAACATTCACGGTGGACAGAGTGGAACACATGGACGTGATACATTCAGACTTGCAGAACACAGTTCTTTACAAACAGCAAAAAGTAGTataatatttaaatataaattgATGTCAGGATTTGCtggtacaaagggatctgggtgccaTGTACATAAACCACATTCTAAGTAGCTGTTTCAGCAACAGATTAGGAAAGCAAATTGAATATTatttattgcaaggagaattgCATACACAAGTGGGGAAGTTTTGCTGCAGGCGCCTTCGGCAAGGCCACAACTGGAAGTACATTGTACATTGGTGTCtatttgaaaaagaacaacttttgaaacagttcagagaagacaCACTAAGACTTGATCCATTCTTGGGATGAAGTGCCTACTTTATAAGGAAAAGTAAAAGAGTTTAAGCCTCTGTTAACTGCAAGTATAGAAGCATTAGAAGGTGATCACGTTGGAATATTACAAGTTTAAGGAACTGAATAGGGTGGAAATGAAGAGGATGCTTCCTTGTGTGAAAGAGACTAAAACAAGGGGACatactttaaaaataacaaaaagtcTGCTTTCAGGCAGATGAGATGTTTTCTCGTTAGAAGTATTGTTAGTGTATGAAATTCTTTTCCACAGAAGCTagtggagggcaggtcttaaTTTTTGATAGACAAGAGTGTTGAGGGTTATGGAGGGTTGAttggaaagtggagctgagtccacaattacatcagtcatgatctaatgcAATGGTTGGGCATTTTAGCTTCTAAGACTTTTGCTGCTATGAAATGGGGTCAGAAAGTATTGAGAAAGAGCATCAGCCCTTAAATTCATTGTGAATAGTCTAAATGGAGAAAACACAAGTCTAGCTGCTATTACTGCTGCAGCAGGATGGTAATGATTTTAACAAACATTAGGCCCAAAGTAAAACTGCAAATAAGTAATGTTcaaaaaatgtttcaattcagccAAGTGTCTTAGAAAGCACAGATCACCCAGGAACAAACTGAAGAAATTAAAGCAACCAGGAAAGGTAATTTCCATCTGACCGAAAGATCTGTGCCTGGTGGGCAAAAATCAAAGtttggcaggaaaaaaaaatgacaacgaGCAAGGCAAAGTCTtccaaaaaaacaaaaaatagtTCAGATACAGACGTGAAACATCTGCACAATGGAGTAAGTGCATCCAAAGTAGAGCTCCCAAGATGTCCAAGTATAGAGAGAATATAATGAAAAAAAGGGAGGATAATGATCAGTTCATTATTCAGTAGAGAACTGAGGGGAATACAAACGAAATACAGGGAGAGAAGAACAAGCAAACTAGAGAAGCAAAATAATAGGAGGGTAGATTGCTCACTTAGAAAAGTCTTTCTGCAACATTAAATATAGTTGGCAATAAATTTCAGAGAAgttgaatgtttttgtttttagcACCTCAAACATTCCGTAATTGACGTTGCTGAAGTTGGTGTTGCCAATGTCAAGATTAAAGAAAATGGAGTTAAACTATTAGATGGGATTGAAATGTATGAGGGAGTATATGAAAGATTGATAATGCTCAAGACAGATAAGACTCAACCAAATAGGACACATCCTCAATTGTAGAAGGAAGTAAAAAGGTGGAAATAGCACTGGCTCTGGGCACAATCTTCCATTGCTGTTTAGATATTGGAATggtgccagtgctggagaattgCAAAGTATGTTCCTTGCTTATTCCAGACAAAATTAATTAACACTTGGAAAAATGGGTATTGAAAGTTACTACCAAATAGTATTTTGGTAATGATTAATTATCTGAAGTAACAAAGGCTTGATAAAGGCAATCTAATTGATTTGTATTTAACAAATAACACAAAATAGATATCAGGAAAGTAAAGGACAAATGTGATTAAAGAGACAGTGCCTGTATGAATAGTAACTAaaggacagaaagcagagggGAGTGGTAACAAAGGCACAGAGACTCACCGCACCAGTCTTTTTTGAAATATGATAATCCAGACAGGAAAATTTCAAACTTTAGAGCCATGAAGTTccaaaagggacttaagggaatAATAGTCATGTGGACAGACACAAAATGGTGATTTGAACTTATTCTAGAAAATTGTTATACTGTGTTTTCTAAGGACAAGAATGGCAATGCAAGCTAAATGGTAGCAACTTAGGAGATGCAGGAACAATCTGTGAACTTATGCAGAGGTCTTGCCAGACAATAAGGCCGCTCAGAACAAAAGAAATTTCAGGAGCAGTGGGTTTTAAATATTCTTCCTGTAAAGCCAAAGTTATGCTAAATCTCTATGAATCATTGGTTAAGTCTCAGCTAGAGTATGACACTAATTTTGAACATAACAATTTGGATTGGATTTTATGGTCTTAGCAAGGCTTTACTAGAATGCTATAAGTGACTTGTCTAAAGGACAGCAACCAAAAGACAGGTTGAAGGCAGATTAAAAAAGTTAGCAGCAACATTAATTTTATTACATTTATTATATAATGATAGGACAACTTGGAAAGCACTGCTTGAAAGGATGCTGGAAATACAATCCTTTGTGATGTTCAAATGTGAATTACCAAAATACTTAAGGCAAAGAGAGTCTTCAGGATAGAGAGAGTGACAAGCAGGACAAATTAGATGGTTCTTAAAGAGCCAAGTCAGACTTGATATCACTCAAAACTCAGTAATCAAAAACTTGCAAAACAGGCACAAGAGTTCAATGGCCTACCCCCATTCTGAGAGAGTTGAAGTTTAAACCATCATTCCTGTCACAGATGTTTAGGTGCACAAACTATTGTCAAAAAGTAATAAACCCATCCTTACAACAATTACTTGCCATTATGATTACCCATACACTTAGTCAAATTGCAGACATTGGGCGTTTATATTTCTACT
The sequence above is drawn from the Stegostoma tigrinum isolate sSteTig4 chromosome 2, sSteTig4.hap1, whole genome shotgun sequence genome and encodes:
- the LOC125467244 gene encoding transcription factor E2F3 — protein: MRKGIQAAPGRTSAGVGGSPAASGVFAVLSGHSSLQERAAGNSIGAGGLGVRVLPQAAADGYSSPRGSASRTGLAPSTPGRTPAKRRLELEESDHQYLATDVCAPKGKGRVAMRSSNSPKTPRSPSEKTRYNTSLVPLTKNVVQLLSQSSDGVLDLNRAAEVLNVPKRRIYDITNVLEGIHLIEKKSKNNVQWMGCSLIDNDGMLKRCQGLNREVAELKLKEKRLDDLIQSCAMDLKKLTEDSENQRLNYVTYQDIRKIQSFKGQVVIAVKAPPETRLEVSDPYDNFQIHLLSSKGPIEVYLCPDDAGASNSPLKAASQEHCRSISQSHVRDFDISNSSQHGDSSGLHFSPLTSLNNILQQTEDQISWPMEEGLFVNLSPSAQQEYILSIGDKAGISDLFDCNADGLFPLEDFYMTN